From one Synechococcus sp. WH 8016 genomic stretch:
- the speB gene encoding agmatinase, translated as MTNPKAQPMDQSLFDDEGAIFMGAQRNPEGCRVALFGVPYDGTTSFRPGTRFGPAAIREVSTGLETYCPQLDRDLEDIAYADIGAVEIPYGDPEPVVNAVRHATSTVLGAGLKPLMLGGEHSISSGAVAAVAEQHPDLVLVQLDAHADLRHEWLGARHSHACAMRRCLEVLPSQQLMQIAIRSGTCDEFKELRRSGRLISIQDIPERMNALRGRPIYLTVDLDWFDPAVMPGTGTPEPGGFVWNDFAAVINELNNHRLIGADVVELAPQLDPSGISSVLAAKVTRSLLLLLAQ; from the coding sequence ATGACCAATCCCAAAGCCCAACCGATGGATCAGAGCCTGTTTGACGATGAAGGTGCCATTTTCATGGGAGCGCAGCGCAATCCTGAGGGGTGCCGCGTGGCCCTCTTTGGCGTGCCCTATGACGGCACCACCTCATTCCGCCCTGGCACCCGCTTTGGCCCAGCCGCGATTCGTGAGGTGAGCACAGGTCTTGAGACCTACTGCCCCCAGCTGGATCGGGACCTCGAAGACATCGCTTACGCCGACATAGGAGCTGTTGAGATTCCCTATGGCGATCCGGAGCCCGTTGTGAATGCCGTGCGCCACGCCACCAGCACAGTGCTAGGTGCAGGGCTGAAACCGCTGATGCTGGGCGGTGAGCATTCCATCAGTTCTGGTGCGGTTGCTGCTGTAGCGGAGCAACACCCCGACCTCGTGCTCGTGCAACTCGATGCCCATGCCGACCTCCGGCATGAGTGGCTTGGAGCCCGTCACAGCCATGCCTGCGCCATGCGCCGCTGTTTGGAGGTGCTTCCCAGCCAACAGCTCATGCAGATTGCAATCCGTAGCGGCACCTGTGATGAGTTCAAAGAACTGCGTCGCAGCGGACGCCTGATCTCCATTCAAGACATCCCGGAGCGAATGAACGCGCTCAGGGGACGGCCGATCTACCTCACAGTGGACCTCGACTGGTTCGACCCGGCTGTGATGCCAGGGACAGGGACCCCAGAACCAGGTGGATTTGTGTGGAACGATTTCGCAGCCGTCATCAACGAGCTAAACAATCACCGCCTCATCGGAGCAGACGTGGTGGAACTCGCTCCTCAACTCGATCCGAGTGGGATTAGTAGCGTTTTGGCGGCCAAAGTCACACGCAGCCTGCTGCTCTTGCTGGCCCAATAA
- the mazG gene encoding nucleoside triphosphate pyrophosphohydrolase, protein MSDAMHDLVEVVAQLRDPDHGCPWDLKQTHQSLVPYVLEEAHEVVDAIRHGDDRHLKEELGDLLLQVVLHAQLAQEQQRFDLDAIARGITDKLIRRHPHVFGHAEAHDSETVSANWDSIKAAEQTERGEISSESTSPLSDQLTKKVRGQPALAGAMTISRKAAKAGFEWDDMKGVWDKVHEELDELKEAVSSGDQQHAQEELGDLLFTLVNVARWCEIQPEEGLAGTNQRFLDRFSRVETALGGDLQGRSIKELEMVWQQAKLAIRAEQASKPTAPNNHR, encoded by the coding sequence ATGAGCGACGCCATGCACGATCTGGTCGAGGTGGTCGCGCAATTACGCGACCCCGACCACGGTTGCCCTTGGGACCTCAAGCAAACGCATCAGAGCTTGGTGCCCTATGTCCTAGAGGAAGCTCACGAAGTCGTGGACGCGATCCGCCATGGGGATGATCGGCACCTCAAGGAGGAGTTAGGCGATTTGCTTCTGCAAGTGGTGCTCCATGCCCAACTCGCTCAGGAGCAACAACGCTTCGATCTCGACGCGATTGCACGTGGAATCACGGACAAGTTGATTCGCCGCCATCCGCATGTCTTTGGCCATGCAGAAGCCCATGACAGCGAAACCGTCTCCGCGAATTGGGACAGCATCAAAGCCGCAGAACAAACGGAACGGGGAGAGATTTCCTCCGAATCAACCAGCCCATTGAGCGATCAACTCACCAAGAAAGTCCGTGGACAACCCGCTCTGGCTGGAGCGATGACCATCTCGCGCAAAGCCGCCAAGGCGGGGTTTGAGTGGGATGACATGAAGGGGGTTTGGGACAAAGTGCATGAGGAGCTTGATGAACTCAAGGAAGCGGTGTCTTCTGGTGATCAACAACATGCTCAGGAAGAGCTTGGTGACTTGTTGTTCACGCTTGTGAATGTGGCTCGCTGGTGTGAGATCCAGCCGGAAGAAGGTCTCGCCGGCACCAACCAGCGCTTTCTCGATCGCTTCTCTCGCGTGGAAACCGCCCTGGGAGGAGATCTCCAAGGACGCAGCATCAAGGAGCTTGAAATGGTGTGGCAACAAGCAAAGCTGGCAATCCGTGCTGAACAAGCCTCCAAGCCCACAGCACCCAACAACCACCGCTGA
- a CDS encoding metal-binding protein, translated as MASGRKHDRATCVLALIYGAIWWPWLGISGAAGSAAAFLFGGLFLSPDLDINSRPYQRWGVLRWLWWPYQRLIHHRSVLSHSPFLGTAIRLAYLSLLVAAISWLGSRWGTPSPEQWRSWLQQAWKESSNAILIGLIGLEASAWLHLIQDGDPMPKLPIKRPLSPKRRRRRRG; from the coding sequence ATGGCTTCCGGCCGGAAGCACGATCGCGCCACCTGTGTCCTCGCTCTGATCTACGGGGCCATCTGGTGGCCATGGCTAGGGATCAGTGGTGCCGCCGGCAGTGCCGCGGCCTTTTTATTCGGCGGCCTCTTTCTTTCCCCTGATCTCGATATCAATTCCAGGCCCTATCAACGCTGGGGTGTGCTGCGCTGGCTGTGGTGGCCCTACCAACGCCTGATCCATCACCGCTCGGTGCTATCGCACAGTCCATTTCTAGGAACGGCGATTCGGCTCGCCTATCTCAGCCTCCTCGTAGCGGCGATCAGCTGGCTAGGCAGCCGTTGGGGAACGCCTTCGCCAGAACAATGGCGAAGCTGGCTGCAACAGGCATGGAAGGAATCATCAAACGCCATTTTGATCGGGTTGATTGGTCTTGAGGCAAGCGCTTGGTTGCATCTGATTCAAGACGGGGACCCCATGCCAAAACTGCCGATCAAGCGTCCGCTGTCGCCCAAACGAAGACGCCGACGCCGAGGTTGA
- the gcvT gene encoding glycine cleavage system aminomethyltransferase GcvT gives MDLNFTPLHDLCIAAGGRMVSFAGWEMPVQFSGLMAEHKAVRNGSGMFDISHMGVLRIEGANPKDALQELFPSDLHRIGPGQACYSVLLNEQGGIIDDLIIYDLGPSLVNANHETLLVVINAACAETDTAWIRHHLEKADLQVLDEKKDGVLVALQGPTAISLLERLSGSDLSELPRFGHCSLNIHGLKAPVFTARTGYTGEDGVELLLNADDGRQLWQQLLEEGVTPCGLGARDTLRLEAAMHLYGQDMDAGTTPFEAGLGWLVHLEMPASFIGRDALEQAAEQGPSKRLVGLKLKGRSIARHDYPVIHNGTTVGVVTSGSWSPTLEEPIALASVPPALAKLGTELSVEIRGQLQPATVVKRPFYRRS, from the coding sequence ATGGACTTGAACTTCACACCGCTCCATGACCTCTGCATCGCGGCCGGAGGTCGCATGGTGTCCTTCGCTGGATGGGAGATGCCCGTTCAGTTTTCAGGGCTCATGGCTGAGCACAAGGCCGTTCGCAACGGCAGTGGCATGTTTGATATTTCCCACATGGGAGTTCTGCGCATTGAAGGTGCCAATCCCAAAGATGCTTTACAAGAACTCTTCCCGAGTGATCTGCACCGAATCGGTCCGGGGCAAGCCTGCTATTCGGTGTTGCTGAATGAGCAGGGCGGAATCATTGATGACTTAATCATTTACGACCTAGGACCATCGTTGGTAAATGCGAACCACGAAACCTTGCTGGTTGTGATCAATGCAGCTTGCGCAGAAACCGACACAGCCTGGATTCGCCACCATCTTGAGAAAGCTGATCTGCAGGTCCTCGACGAAAAGAAGGACGGGGTGTTGGTTGCTCTCCAAGGGCCAACGGCCATCAGCCTGCTGGAGCGATTGAGTGGCAGCGATCTCAGCGAGCTACCGCGCTTTGGCCACTGCAGTCTCAACATTCACGGGCTGAAAGCTCCGGTTTTCACAGCCCGCACGGGCTACACCGGAGAGGATGGCGTGGAGCTGCTGCTCAACGCAGACGACGGACGGCAGCTCTGGCAGCAATTGCTTGAGGAGGGCGTGACACCCTGCGGCCTTGGCGCTCGCGACACCCTGCGACTGGAAGCAGCCATGCATCTTTACGGCCAAGACATGGACGCCGGCACCACCCCCTTTGAGGCGGGCTTGGGGTGGCTGGTGCATCTGGAGATGCCAGCCAGCTTCATCGGACGGGACGCGCTTGAGCAAGCTGCTGAACAGGGACCGTCCAAGCGTCTGGTGGGCTTGAAGCTGAAGGGGCGGTCGATTGCTCGCCACGATTACCCCGTCATCCACAACGGGACGACCGTGGGCGTGGTGACAAGCGGCAGCTGGTCTCCCACCCTCGAAGAGCCCATTGCTCTCGCCTCCGTTCCCCCAGCCCTCGCCAAACTCGGCACAGAGCTGAGCGTGGAGATCCGTGGACAGCTGCAGCCGGCCACTGTCGTGAAACGCCCGTTCTATCGCCGTTCCTAG
- a CDS encoding 2OG-Fe(II) oxygenase: MTTDLIARYRNAGFEAVADGAMAFFDRRRDLQRAGVAFGPGGADEEPAKVSTDISLVAIDRSDPDAVGLSEVILRGVAAGLERYLQERPLFRSVCPDQELFVMPIFNLQRYAPGEGFKQWHCDWTISDEATEPVHRVLAWILYCDTVEEAGTEFHWQNHHEPAERGKLVIFPAGPSHIHRGRVNPDLSKTIATGWINAGSYQGFMQRLAYEECIDSLSI, translated from the coding sequence ATGACTACTGACTTGATCGCTCGGTATCGCAACGCCGGTTTTGAAGCGGTGGCGGATGGTGCCATGGCCTTTTTTGATCGCCGCAGGGATCTGCAGCGGGCTGGGGTGGCCTTTGGACCTGGAGGTGCTGATGAGGAACCGGCCAAGGTGTCAACGGATATCAGCTTGGTTGCGATTGATCGCAGTGATCCAGACGCCGTCGGATTGTCGGAGGTGATCTTGCGCGGCGTTGCTGCTGGTTTAGAGCGCTATCTGCAAGAAAGACCTCTGTTCCGTTCGGTTTGCCCTGATCAAGAGTTGTTTGTCATGCCGATCTTCAACTTGCAGCGGTATGCGCCTGGAGAAGGTTTTAAGCAGTGGCATTGCGATTGGACGATCAGCGATGAAGCGACTGAGCCCGTGCATCGCGTGCTGGCTTGGATTCTTTATTGCGACACGGTGGAAGAAGCAGGCACGGAATTCCATTGGCAGAACCATCACGAACCTGCCGAGCGCGGGAAGTTAGTGATTTTCCCTGCGGGTCCATCGCATATTCATCGGGGCAGGGTGAATCCGGATCTCAGTAAAACGATTGCCACGGGCTGGATCAATGCTGGTTCGTATCAGGGTTTTATGCAACGCCTAGCATATGAGGAATGCATTGATTCACTCTCCATTTAG
- the speE gene encoding polyamine aminopropyltransferase, whose protein sequence is MTTAPQTSGNWIDEHHNGVRYGLEGRVLVDETSPFQRITVIDSQRYGKGLLLDGCWMTAEHQERHYHEPLVHPALCSAKAIERVLVIGGGDGGTARECLRHPGVKHLDMVEIDRRVVELSQEHLPSIGAGCWNDPRFQLRIGDGIAWAAEAEDASYDVVLVDGSDPTGPAEGLFNRAFFGHCCRILKPGGVFATQSESPEAFRQVHIDMVKLIRELFGHADPLYGWVPMYPSGWWSWTFAAKDGPRYLTVQNERATAVAEGCAIWSPRWQQGAFHTIPAFIERELNP, encoded by the coding sequence ATGACCACGGCACCTCAGACCAGTGGCAACTGGATCGATGAGCACCACAACGGCGTGCGCTACGGCCTGGAGGGACGCGTGCTGGTGGACGAGACCAGCCCGTTTCAGCGCATCACTGTGATCGATAGCCAGCGCTACGGGAAAGGACTCCTCTTAGACGGCTGCTGGATGACGGCAGAACACCAGGAACGCCACTATCACGAACCATTAGTCCATCCTGCGCTCTGTTCGGCCAAGGCCATCGAGCGCGTGCTGGTGATCGGCGGTGGTGATGGCGGGACCGCCCGCGAATGCCTGCGCCACCCAGGGGTGAAGCACCTCGACATGGTGGAGATCGACCGCCGGGTTGTGGAGCTCAGCCAAGAACACCTCCCTTCAATCGGAGCCGGGTGCTGGAACGACCCCCGCTTCCAGCTGAGAATTGGTGATGGAATCGCCTGGGCTGCTGAAGCTGAAGACGCGTCTTACGACGTAGTGCTGGTGGATGGATCCGACCCCACGGGGCCCGCGGAAGGCCTGTTCAACCGTGCCTTCTTTGGCCACTGCTGCCGCATCCTCAAGCCGGGGGGTGTCTTTGCCACTCAAAGCGAATCACCCGAAGCCTTCCGCCAAGTGCACATCGACATGGTGAAGCTCATTCGGGAGCTGTTTGGCCACGCTGATCCTCTCTACGGCTGGGTGCCGATGTATCCCAGTGGCTGGTGGAGCTGGACCTTTGCCGCAAAGGATGGGCCCCGTTACCTCACCGTTCAAAACGAACGCGCCACGGCCGTGGCCGAAGGGTGTGCCATCTGGAGTCCCCGCTGGCAGCAAGGAGCCTTCCACACCATTCCAGCCTTCATTGAACGGGAACTGAATCCATGA
- the arfB gene encoding alternative ribosome rescue aminoacyl-tRNA hydrolase ArfB produces the protein MPQDLTVNARLVIPSRELQWRFSRASGPGGQGVNTTDSRVELVFDLANSSALGPFRRQRLMEALGSRLVDGCVRVVAAEERSQWQNRQRAMARLADLLREGLKPPPPQRRATRPGRGAVQRRLEAKGRRGQIKRNRQQRPSLDD, from the coding sequence ATGCCCCAGGACCTCACCGTGAATGCTCGCCTGGTGATCCCTTCAAGGGAGCTTCAATGGCGGTTTTCTCGCGCTTCAGGTCCTGGAGGGCAGGGCGTGAACACCACGGATTCTCGGGTTGAGCTGGTGTTCGATCTGGCGAATTCGTCGGCGCTGGGCCCCTTTCGGCGACAACGGCTGATGGAGGCCCTGGGATCGCGACTGGTGGATGGTTGTGTGCGTGTGGTGGCAGCAGAGGAGCGATCTCAGTGGCAAAACCGCCAGCGAGCGATGGCTCGGCTTGCTGATCTGTTGCGTGAGGGCTTGAAGCCACCGCCTCCCCAGCGCCGGGCTACGCGGCCTGGCAGAGGTGCGGTGCAGCGACGGCTTGAGGCCAAAGGGCGTCGCGGTCAGATCAAAAGAAATCGCCAACAGCGTCCGTCATTGGACGATTGA
- a CDS encoding chlorophyll a/b-binding protein, whose translation MTTTILRTPMGLVTKDGEGHDNVYAKEPPMDYAAADAGWGFHERAEKLNGRLAMLGFVAAVVTEMITGENLLHAIGL comes from the coding sequence ATGACCACAACAATCCTCCGTACCCCAATGGGCCTCGTCACCAAAGATGGCGAAGGTCACGACAATGTGTATGCCAAAGAGCCACCAATGGACTATGCGGCCGCCGATGCTGGTTGGGGCTTCCATGAGCGTGCAGAAAAGCTCAATGGACGCTTGGCAATGCTTGGCTTCGTTGCTGCCGTCGTCACAGAAATGATCACGGGCGAGAACTTATTGCATGCGATCGGCCTTTAA
- a CDS encoding oxidoreductase, with translation MGWTLKDIPDQTGRVALVTGANSGLGLETTRALLQKGATVLMACRSQRKSEAARRDLLDLGRTGVDLLDLDLSDLNSVERCANVVQERYGRLDLLINNAGLMAPPRRLSVQGFEMQFAVNHLGHMALTQRLLPLMEGRSDARVVTVTSGAQYFGKMQWSDLQGEQRYDRWSAYGQSKLANVMFALELNQRLQQQNSTVISLAAHPGLARTNLQPVSIAATGAWQESLAYRLMDPLFQSAAMGALPQLHAATASSAKGGEHFGPGGFASMRGMPTRQPVARTARDPQQRERLWTTSEDMIQSTMSKV, from the coding sequence ATGGGCTGGACCCTGAAGGACATCCCAGACCAAACTGGACGCGTGGCCCTCGTCACCGGGGCCAACAGCGGCCTGGGCTTAGAAACCACGCGTGCGCTTTTACAAAAAGGTGCCACCGTGCTCATGGCATGCCGCAGCCAACGCAAAAGCGAAGCGGCACGCCGTGACTTGCTGGATCTCGGCAGAACGGGCGTTGACCTGTTGGATCTTGATTTATCCGATCTCAACAGTGTTGAACGTTGCGCCAACGTTGTCCAAGAGCGATACGGACGCCTGGACCTGTTGATCAACAACGCGGGCCTGATGGCACCCCCACGACGGTTGAGCGTCCAAGGCTTCGAGATGCAGTTTGCTGTGAACCATCTTGGGCACATGGCTCTCACCCAAAGGCTTCTTCCCCTGATGGAAGGCCGCTCTGATGCGCGTGTGGTCACGGTGACCTCTGGCGCTCAATATTTCGGCAAAATGCAGTGGTCAGATCTGCAAGGTGAGCAGCGCTACGACCGATGGAGTGCCTACGGCCAAAGCAAATTGGCCAATGTGATGTTTGCGCTCGAGCTCAACCAGCGGCTTCAGCAGCAAAACAGCACCGTGATCTCTCTCGCCGCCCATCCAGGCCTGGCCCGTACCAATCTTCAACCAGTCTCCATTGCCGCGACCGGTGCCTGGCAAGAGTCCTTGGCCTACCGGCTCATGGATCCCTTATTCCAAAGTGCCGCGATGGGCGCACTGCCCCAATTGCATGCAGCAACAGCAAGCAGCGCTAAGGGTGGAGAGCATTTCGGACCAGGTGGGTTTGCCTCCATGCGTGGAATGCCAACACGTCAGCCTGTGGCCCGTACGGCCAGAGACCCCCAACAACGCGAGCGTCTTTGGACGACCAGCGAAGACATGATTCAATCCACAATGAGCAAGGTCTGA
- a CDS encoding transcriptional repressor: MKTQPSASRNRQQSLLEALRHCGDEMSGQQLHRLLESGTSSMGLATVYRNLRQLQQQGLVRCRHLPTGEALYAPVEQDRHHLTCVDCGSTKALDHCPIHGVSITPEEQSGFKMLFHTLEFFGICSECQHNQP, translated from the coding sequence ATGAAGACCCAGCCGTCCGCAAGCCGAAATCGACAACAAAGCCTGCTCGAAGCCTTGCGTCACTGTGGTGACGAAATGAGCGGGCAACAGCTTCATCGGCTCTTAGAGAGCGGGACCAGTTCCATGGGACTCGCCACGGTGTACAGGAACCTCAGGCAACTACAGCAGCAGGGTCTCGTGCGCTGCCGCCATCTACCGACTGGAGAGGCCCTCTATGCCCCGGTTGAACAGGACCGCCATCACCTCACGTGTGTGGACTGTGGAAGCACGAAGGCTTTGGATCACTGCCCAATTCACGGAGTCTCCATCACACCCGAAGAACAGTCTGGCTTCAAGATGTTGTTCCACACCTTGGAATTCTTCGGCATTTGCTCTGAGTGCCAACACAATCAGCCTTAA
- a CDS encoding valine--tRNA ligase produces the protein MSDLAKTYDPVGTEARWQKAWEDEGAFHPDPAAEGEPFAVVIPPPNVTGSLHMGHAFNTALIDTIVRYQRLAGKNVLCLPGTDHASIAVQTILEKQLKEEGKTRHDLGREAFLERAWTWKADSGGRIVDQLRRLGYSVDWKRQRFTLDEGLSEAVKEAFVRLHEQGLIYRGEYLVNWCPASGSAVSDLEVEMKEVDGHLWHFRYPLSSGEGHLEVATTRPETMLGDTAVAVNPSDERYAHLVGQTLDLPFTGRQIPIVADDHVEKEFGTGCVKVTPAHDPNDFAIGQRHGLAQITVMRKNGTMNAEAGRFEGMDRFEARKAVVAALDQEGLLVKVEDYRHTVPHSDRGKVPVEPLLSTQWFVNTEPLAARCREALAKQDPRFIPERWEKVYRDWLTDIRDWCISRQLWWGHRIPAWFVISETGGRYTDTTPYVVARNEADALAQAQEKFGASAQIEQDEDVLDTWFSSGLWPFSTLGWPDANAADFQRWYPTSTLITGFDIIFFWVARMTMMAGAFTGEMPFKDVYIHGLVRDEQNRKMSKSAGNGIDPLLLIERYGTDALRFALVREVAGAGQDIRLDYDRKKDTSATVEASRNFANKLWNATRFALMNLGGATPAQLGEPDPSALQLADRWILSRLARVNQETVARYSSYALGEASKGLYEFAWNDVCDWYLELSKRRLNPGDSPAAEALADQLTAQQVLAKVISQMHLMLHPLMPHLTEELWHSVTGEPETTFLALQPWPVLDQAALDDGLEASFAELIAAIRVVRNLRAVAGLKPSQSVPVRFVTGRPELMAVLEQGTAEITALTRADSVAVMTPAQADAAPVAKALAGVSGELQVLLPIEGLVDLEALQGRLEKDIAKAEKEIKGLAGRLSNPNFADKAPPEVVAECKAKLAEAEAQAALARTRLADLD, from the coding sequence GTGTCGGATCTGGCGAAGACCTATGACCCGGTTGGTACGGAAGCCAGATGGCAGAAGGCCTGGGAGGACGAGGGGGCCTTTCATCCCGATCCTGCGGCTGAGGGCGAACCGTTTGCGGTGGTGATCCCTCCGCCCAATGTCACCGGCAGCCTGCACATGGGGCATGCCTTCAACACCGCTCTGATCGATACGATCGTCCGCTATCAACGGTTGGCCGGCAAAAATGTGCTTTGCCTGCCTGGCACGGATCACGCTTCGATCGCCGTCCAGACCATTCTTGAGAAGCAGCTGAAGGAGGAGGGCAAAACGCGCCATGACCTTGGGCGTGAGGCCTTTTTGGAGCGGGCTTGGACGTGGAAAGCGGATAGTGGCGGGCGCATCGTTGATCAGTTGCGCAGGCTGGGGTATTCCGTCGACTGGAAGCGACAACGCTTCACGTTGGATGAAGGCCTGAGCGAGGCGGTGAAAGAGGCCTTTGTTCGGTTGCATGAGCAGGGCCTGATTTACCGAGGCGAGTATCTGGTGAATTGGTGCCCCGCTTCGGGCTCCGCGGTGAGTGATCTGGAGGTTGAGATGAAGGAGGTGGATGGCCATCTCTGGCATTTCCGCTATCCGCTCAGCAGTGGTGAGGGACATCTCGAAGTGGCCACCACCCGGCCAGAAACCATGCTCGGTGATACGGCGGTGGCGGTGAACCCCAGCGATGAGCGCTATGCCCATTTGGTTGGTCAAACCCTTGATCTGCCTTTTACCGGCCGTCAGATCCCGATCGTTGCCGACGATCACGTGGAGAAGGAGTTTGGGACTGGCTGCGTCAAGGTCACACCAGCTCATGACCCCAATGACTTTGCGATCGGGCAGCGTCACGGACTGGCTCAGATCACGGTGATGCGCAAGAACGGCACGATGAATGCCGAGGCGGGTCGCTTCGAAGGGATGGATCGCTTTGAGGCGCGCAAGGCTGTGGTGGCAGCCCTGGATCAGGAGGGTTTGTTGGTCAAGGTGGAGGACTATCGGCATACGGTTCCCCACTCCGATCGGGGCAAGGTGCCTGTGGAGCCTCTGCTCTCTACCCAGTGGTTTGTGAACACGGAGCCCCTTGCGGCGCGCTGTCGTGAGGCCCTTGCGAAACAGGATCCTCGCTTCATCCCTGAGCGCTGGGAGAAGGTCTATCGCGACTGGCTCACGGATATTCGCGATTGGTGCATTAGCCGTCAGCTGTGGTGGGGCCATCGCATCCCCGCCTGGTTTGTGATTAGTGAGACCGGCGGCCGATACACCGACACCACTCCTTATGTCGTGGCGCGGAACGAGGCGGATGCGCTGGCCCAAGCCCAAGAAAAGTTTGGTGCTAGTGCACAGATTGAGCAGGACGAGGATGTGCTCGACACCTGGTTTTCCAGTGGTCTTTGGCCGTTCTCAACCTTGGGGTGGCCCGATGCGAATGCCGCTGATTTTCAGCGCTGGTATCCCACCAGCACGTTGATCACGGGTTTCGACATCATCTTTTTCTGGGTGGCCCGGATGACGATGATGGCGGGCGCCTTCACGGGTGAGATGCCGTTTAAGGACGTTTATATCCATGGGCTGGTGCGGGACGAGCAGAACCGCAAGATGAGCAAAAGTGCCGGCAACGGCATCGACCCACTGCTCTTGATTGAGCGCTACGGCACCGATGCCTTGCGCTTCGCCTTGGTGCGGGAAGTGGCGGGGGCTGGTCAGGACATCCGCCTGGATTACGACCGCAAGAAGGACACGTCTGCCACGGTGGAGGCGTCGCGCAACTTCGCCAACAAACTCTGGAATGCCACCCGGTTTGCCCTGATGAATCTGGGTGGGGCCACACCCGCGCAGCTTGGTGAACCTGATCCGTCTGCGTTGCAGCTCGCCGACCGTTGGATTCTGTCGCGGTTGGCGCGCGTGAATCAGGAAACGGTAGCGCGATACAGCAGTTATGCCCTTGGTGAAGCCTCTAAAGGCTTGTATGAGTTTGCTTGGAATGATGTTTGCGACTGGTACTTGGAGTTGAGCAAGCGCAGGCTCAATCCCGGCGACAGTCCTGCGGCGGAAGCATTGGCGGATCAGCTCACCGCTCAGCAGGTGCTGGCCAAGGTGATCAGCCAAATGCATTTAATGTTGCATCCGTTGATGCCTCACCTCACGGAGGAGCTTTGGCACAGCGTCACCGGTGAACCAGAGACCACTTTCCTGGCGCTTCAGCCCTGGCCTGTCTTAGATCAAGCCGCGCTGGATGATGGGCTTGAGGCCTCCTTCGCTGAACTGATTGCTGCGATCCGTGTGGTGCGCAACTTGCGAGCGGTTGCCGGCTTGAAGCCATCGCAATCCGTGCCCGTGCGTTTTGTGACGGGCCGCCCAGAGCTGATGGCGGTGCTGGAACAAGGGACGGCTGAAATCACGGCTTTGACCCGCGCCGATTCGGTTGCTGTGATGACGCCTGCTCAGGCCGATGCTGCGCCGGTGGCGAAAGCACTCGCTGGTGTGAGCGGTGAGTTGCAAGTGTTGCTGCCCATCGAAGGCCTTGTTGATCTGGAAGCGCTTCAGGGCCGTCTTGAAAAAGATATTGCCAAAGCGGAGAAGGAGATCAAGGGACTAGCCGGACGCCTCAGCAATCCAAACTTCGCCGATAAGGCTCCGCCAGAGGTGGTGGCTGAATGCAAGGCAAAGCTTGCTGAAGCGGAGGCTCAGGCTGCCCTGGCACGCACACGGTTGGCGGATCTGGATTGA